A region of Flavobacterium indicum GPTSA100-9 = DSM 17447 DNA encodes the following proteins:
- a CDS encoding pyridoxal phosphate-dependent aminotransferase, with protein sequence MNNILSERINNLAVSQTLAMAALARELKAQGKDIISLSLGEPDFNTPDFIKEAAKKAIDDNYSAYPPVDGYVDLKEAISTKFKRDNNLDYKPSQIVVSTGAKQSLYNIAQVMLNEGDEVILPAPYWVSYYEIVKLSGGVPVEVPTSVETNFKITPAQLEAAITPTTKMMWFSSPCNPSGSIYSKEELEGLVEVLKKHPNIYVVSDEIYEHINYTGNYCSIGSIPGMENNTITVNGVAKAFAMTGWRIGYMGAPEFIAKACTKMQGQVTSAASSIAQRATKAAVEADPSAIKYMVDAFKNRRQLVYNLLSEIPGFKLTMPEGAFYFFPDVSEYFGKTLRGQVIKDANDFAMYLLAEANVATVTGDAFGNPNCIRLSYATSEEQLTEAIKRIKEAVA encoded by the coding sequence ATGAACAACATTTTATCTGAAAGAATTAACAATTTAGCTGTTTCGCAAACATTAGCCATGGCAGCTTTAGCAAGAGAATTAAAAGCACAAGGTAAAGACATCATTAGTTTAAGTTTAGGAGAACCCGATTTCAACACTCCTGATTTTATTAAAGAGGCGGCCAAAAAAGCTATTGATGATAATTATTCTGCTTATCCACCAGTAGATGGATATGTTGATTTAAAAGAAGCGATTTCAACTAAATTCAAAAGAGATAATAATTTAGACTATAAACCTTCTCAAATTGTTGTTTCAACAGGAGCTAAGCAATCTTTATATAACATTGCACAAGTAATGTTAAATGAAGGAGATGAAGTCATTTTACCTGCTCCTTATTGGGTTTCTTATTATGAAATTGTAAAGCTATCAGGCGGTGTTCCTGTTGAAGTTCCAACTTCTGTCGAAACGAATTTCAAAATTACACCTGCTCAGTTAGAAGCGGCCATTACACCCACAACCAAAATGATGTGGTTCAGTTCACCTTGTAATCCATCGGGTTCTATTTACAGCAAAGAAGAATTAGAAGGGTTGGTTGAAGTATTAAAAAAACATCCAAATATTTATGTGGTTTCTGATGAAATCTACGAACACATTAATTATACAGGCAATTATTGTTCCATTGGTTCAATCCCAGGAATGGAAAACAATACAATAACGGTTAATGGTGTAGCAAAAGCATTTGCCATGACTGGTTGGAGAATTGGCTATATGGGCGCACCTGAATTCATTGCTAAAGCGTGTACAAAAATGCAAGGACAAGTAACAAGTGCCGCAAGTTCAATTGCACAAAGAGCAACGAAAGCGGCTGTTGAAGCAGATCCTTCAGCAATTAAATACATGGTTGACGCGTTTAAAAACAGAAGACAATTGGTTTATAATTTACTTTCAGAAATTCCCGGATTTAAATTAACCATGCCAGAAGGTGCCTTTTATTTTTTCCCAGATGTTTCAGAATATTTTGGAAAAACATTACGCGGACAAGTAATTAAAGACGCTAATGATTTTGCTATGTATTTGTTAGCCGAAGCCAATGTAGCAACAGTTACAGGTGATGCCTTCGGAAATCCAAATTGCATCAGACTTTCTTACGCAACTAGCGAAGAACAATTAACAGAAGCCATCAAAAGAATCAAAGAAGCAGTAGCTTAA
- a CDS encoding T9SS type A sorting domain-containing protein, giving the protein MKKIFTILSFTLTFLTYSQNLVISGAGTSSVNGTYIQNGMLNGKPNYLGPNSNTMFWSTGLFWIIKSPNSSYYYSTNNVATPDLVTNWLLDEDGSMPLPQVTGNLSIKDFSIDQVKIYPNPTTNLINIIGLTNTESYTIYDVMGRTLLNGILASNNTINLENLTNGNYYLKLSNGLTYTILKK; this is encoded by the coding sequence ATGAAAAAAATCTTTACAATTTTAAGCTTTACATTAACTTTTTTAACTTATTCTCAAAACCTAGTCATTTCTGGAGCAGGCACTTCTAGCGTAAATGGTACATACATTCAAAATGGAATGCTAAATGGAAAGCCGAATTACCTGGGACCTAACAGTAATACTATGTTTTGGTCTACAGGTCTTTTTTGGATCATTAAATCTCCGAATTCATCTTATTATTATTCAACAAATAATGTTGCTACACCAGATTTGGTTACTAACTGGTTATTAGACGAAGACGGATCTATGCCACTACCACAAGTAACAGGAAATCTTAGTATAAAAGACTTTAGCATAGATCAAGTGAAGATTTATCCTAATCCTACCACAAATTTAATTAATATTATAGGTCTAACAAATACTGAAAGTTACACCATATATGATGTAATGGGAAGAACCTTATTAAACGGGATATTAGCTTCTAACAATACTATTAATCTTGAAAACTTAACAAATGGAAATTATTATTTAAAGCTTTCAAATGGTTTAACTTATACAATTCTAAAAAAATAA
- a CDS encoding fatty acid desaturase family protein yields the protein MSTQAPIFAKIDKSQFFRTLNKRVNEYFKENNIKKTGNWQLHLKTIVMFTLFLAPYFFLLTVDMPFWLYILLNVVIGIGMAGVGMNVMHDGNHGAYSDKSWLNKIMGSSIYILAGNVYNWQVQHNVLHHTYTNILGHDEDLEAGRILRFSQTSKWYKHHKFQHLYSIFLYGLLTFNWAITTDFLQMKRYLKRKLSYGEFKSPTFQWTTLAITKALYFSIWIVIPIVLGITWWKVLLGFVVMHYTAGLILSVVFQLAHVVENTVNPEPNENGEMENTWAVHQLFTTANFAPKNWLINWYTGGLNHQIEHHIFPNISHIHYGKIGEIVKQTAKECNLPYYEFKTTRAAIASHFKHLKELGKKPQLA from the coding sequence ATGTCAACTCAAGCTCCAATTTTTGCTAAAATTGATAAATCACAGTTTTTCAGAACGTTAAATAAACGCGTAAACGAATATTTCAAAGAAAACAACATTAAGAAAACAGGAAATTGGCAATTACATTTAAAAACAATTGTTATGTTTACTTTGTTTTTAGCTCCTTATTTTTTCCTATTAACCGTAGACATGCCCTTTTGGTTATACATTCTATTAAATGTAGTTATTGGAATTGGAATGGCCGGCGTTGGAATGAATGTAATGCACGATGGAAATCACGGTGCTTATTCCGATAAATCATGGTTGAATAAAATCATGGGAAGTAGCATTTATATCTTAGCTGGAAATGTGTACAATTGGCAAGTTCAACACAATGTTTTACACCATACTTATACTAATATTTTAGGACATGATGAAGATTTAGAAGCCGGAAGAATTTTGCGTTTTTCTCAAACCTCTAAATGGTACAAACACCATAAATTTCAACATTTATACTCTATTTTCTTGTATGGATTATTAACGTTCAACTGGGCAATCACTACTGATTTCTTGCAGATGAAACGCTACTTAAAAAGAAAATTATCATATGGCGAATTTAAAAGTCCAACCTTCCAATGGACTACTTTAGCCATTACTAAAGCCTTATATTTTTCTATTTGGATTGTAATCCCTATTGTTTTAGGTATTACTTGGTGGAAAGTTTTATTAGGTTTTGTAGTGATGCATTACACAGCAGGATTAATATTAAGTGTGGTATTCCAATTAGCACACGTGGTTGAAAACACGGTGAACCCCGAACCCAATGAAAACGGAGAAATGGAAAACACTTGGGCTGTTCATCAATTATTTACTACAGCTAATTTTGCTCCAAAAAACTGGTTAATTAATTGGTACACTGGCGGATTAAACCACCAAATAGAACATCATATTTTCCCTAACATTAGCCATATTCATTATGGAAAAATTGGAGAAATTGTTAAACAAACTGCAAAAGAATGTAATTTACCTTATTACGAATTTAAAACAACAAGAGCCGCAATTGCTTCTCACTTTAAACACTTAAAAGAATTAGGTAAAAAACCACAATTAGCATAA
- a CDS encoding helix-turn-helix transcriptional regulator: MVKKHFPILLLILFVFTQSFGQSEKLKKLEIQIKTLNDNLQYEKSIAVLNEIVINEQSTHYEKYYAYLLESFTYKRLFNYTKTLHKLDLALTEGLQSDRVEEVQNTIMAEKCFVYFDTQDYPKAEALIIQLRKLNFKHISIPTKSWIIMQDGYIKMLNKDYIKSEQLLDEAAALVLANSPENLPNIYGKKMELYNKMKLFEKRDTTFKEGLQLAKKYHKVKYEMYLYQVMRNIFQENEDYKNAFFTQKKYDSIVKFYNATDANGKLELAEKKLEDENRKLKEQNEKYIDYILYGVIVSLLLLLYFALRLYQSNKAKRILVEKENTRIHDEIERLTQALDEKGNTTLNLSNYNLTERQLEIIEYIRLGLTNKEIGSKLFISENTVKYHLKIIYEILNVEHRSAIR; this comes from the coding sequence ATGGTAAAAAAGCATTTCCCTATATTGCTTTTAATTTTATTTGTATTTACTCAATCTTTTGGTCAGTCAGAAAAACTCAAAAAATTAGAAATTCAAATCAAAACTTTAAATGATAATTTGCAATATGAAAAATCGATTGCAGTATTAAATGAAATAGTAATAAATGAGCAATCCACTCATTATGAAAAATATTATGCCTACTTATTAGAATCTTTTACATACAAACGTTTATTTAACTATACCAAAACACTACATAAGTTAGATTTAGCTCTTACTGAAGGCTTGCAAAGTGATCGTGTAGAAGAAGTCCAAAATACCATTATGGCCGAAAAATGTTTTGTATATTTTGACACGCAAGACTATCCTAAAGCTGAAGCTTTGATAATTCAACTGAGAAAACTAAACTTCAAACACATATCTATCCCTACAAAATCTTGGATTATCATGCAGGATGGATATATTAAAATGTTAAACAAAGATTATATTAAATCGGAACAATTACTGGATGAAGCGGCAGCTCTGGTTCTAGCAAATTCTCCTGAAAATTTACCCAATATTTATGGTAAAAAAATGGAGCTTTATAATAAAATGAAACTTTTTGAAAAGCGCGACACCACTTTTAAAGAAGGTTTACAATTAGCAAAAAAATACCATAAAGTAAAATATGAAATGTATTTATATCAAGTAATGCGTAACATATTTCAAGAAAATGAAGATTATAAAAATGCTTTTTTTACACAAAAAAAATATGATTCCATTGTAAAATTTTACAATGCAACTGATGCTAATGGAAAATTAGAATTAGCTGAAAAAAAATTAGAAGACGAGAATAGAAAGCTAAAAGAACAAAACGAAAAATATATAGATTACATATTATATGGTGTTATTGTATCATTACTCCTTTTATTGTATTTTGCCCTTAGATTATACCAATCAAATAAGGCAAAAAGAATTTTAGTTGAAAAAGAGAACACCAGAATCCACGATGAAATTGAACGTTTAACCCAAGCACTAGATGAAAAAGGAAACACAACATTAAATTTATCAAACTATAATTTAACCGAACGTCAATTAGAAATTATTGAATATATTCGTTTAGGTTTAACCAATAAAGAAATAGGTTCTAAACTTTTCATATCTGAAAATACTGTCAAATACCATCTAAAAATAATATATGAAATATTAAATGTAGAACACCGTTCGGCAATACGATAA
- a CDS encoding T9SS type A sorting domain-containing protein — protein sequence MKIKKLLIATLLLGAFQTQAQEAVATAGGNASGTNGNVSYTVGQVVYTTNTGTTGSVAQGVQQPFEIQTVLGAENFNINLQLAVYPNPTTNWLQLEVRNTDFSNLSYQLFDLNGRMILNEQITTETSSIQMERLPAAIFLLKVVSHNKEVKTFKIIKKEN from the coding sequence ATGAAAATTAAAAAATTACTCATTGCCACACTTTTACTAGGTGCTTTTCAAACACAAGCACAAGAAGCAGTAGCTACTGCAGGAGGTAACGCTTCTGGAACAAACGGAAACGTGAGTTATACAGTAGGGCAAGTGGTGTATACAACCAACACCGGAACAACCGGTTCAGTGGCTCAAGGTGTGCAACAACCTTTTGAAATTCAAACGGTGTTAGGTGCAGAGAATTTCAACATTAACTTGCAGTTAGCGGTGTATCCAAATCCAACAACCAACTGGTTACAACTTGAAGTACGAAATACAGATTTCTCTAATCTTTCGTATCAATTATTTGACTTAAACGGAAGAATGATTTTAAATGAACAAATTACTACCGAAACATCTTCTATTCAAATGGAACGCTTACCAGCAGCAATTTTTTTATTAAAAGTTGTTAGCCACAACAAAGAGGTAAAAACATTTAAAATCATTAAAAAAGAGAATTAA
- a CDS encoding Crp/Fnr family transcriptional regulator, giving the protein MSLLLDNINKIITLTPEEEQLILSQVEVKPYKSKSLLLKANEISRNTYFIQSGVVRSFNINDHIIEHVLHFACEGWWIGDMYSYITEKPGNLFIEVIEDAEIVIISKEKHQILYREIPKLERYFRILAENSLVAHQERLIDNLSLTAEERFEKFCSKYPTLIQRVPQKQIASYIGVTPEFFSKMKARLLKK; this is encoded by the coding sequence ATGTCTTTACTTCTTGACAATATTAATAAAATTATAACACTAACACCTGAGGAAGAACAATTGATTCTTTCTCAGGTTGAAGTGAAACCATACAAATCAAAATCACTTTTATTAAAAGCAAATGAAATTTCGCGTAACACCTATTTTATTCAAAGTGGAGTGGTACGAAGTTTTAACATCAATGATCATATTATTGAACATGTATTACATTTTGCTTGCGAAGGATGGTGGATTGGGGATATGTACAGTTACATCACTGAAAAACCAGGTAACTTATTTATTGAAGTCATTGAAGATGCTGAAATTGTAATTATATCTAAAGAAAAACATCAAATACTTTATAGGGAAATACCAAAACTAGAACGTTACTTCCGAATTTTAGCAGAAAATTCATTAGTAGCACATCAAGAACGTTTGATAGACAATTTGAGCTTAACTGCCGAGGAACGATTTGAAAAATTCTGTTCTAAATACCCTACCCTTATTCAACGAGTACCACAAAAACAAATCGCCTCTTACATTGGTGTAACGCCTGAATTTTTTAGTAAGATGAAAGCGCGATTACTGAAAAAATAA
- a CDS encoding ubiquitin-like protein, whose protein sequence is MKKIYTLIIFSFLTLQTYGMNLFVQTPNNGTISLDVEPSDSGENVKNKIFDQISIPVINQVISWNGTTIQDGQTLADVGIVTNNSTIVLTVTTTIQVPEKMSYQAVVRNTTNNLVTNQPVGMQISILQGSATGTAVYVETQTPISNANGLVTLEIGGGTIVSGNMATINWANGPYFIKTETDPTGGSSYTITGTSQLLSAPYALYAKTSGSSTPGPQGPAGPQGPIGLTGASGPQGLQGETGPQGPAGVPGANGQGVPTGGTTGQVLAKVDGTDYNTQWVTPSAAASAYPNVEVSVTNTTIQNIPDLTGGTSTTVLSFSGSNNPNASLTGGNTWNGSIFTVGSSGAGWYQINSQVRGVSATGTLFSVGVLYYMDKNNSVGAGKTGALYLSSIFTSGNTSENVLRQASHLDTFIYLNAGDTLRFRAFSSSNATAANTSSDGSTFLNIVRIK, encoded by the coding sequence ATGAAAAAAATTTACACACTAATTATATTTTCTTTCTTAACATTACAAACGTACGGAATGAATTTATTCGTGCAAACACCTAATAATGGAACTATTTCATTAGATGTAGAGCCATCCGATAGTGGAGAAAATGTTAAGAACAAAATATTTGATCAAATTTCAATTCCAGTTATAAACCAAGTCATATCTTGGAATGGTACAACAATTCAAGACGGTCAAACACTTGCTGATGTTGGTATTGTAACTAATAACAGTACAATTGTATTAACTGTTACAACCACAATTCAAGTACCTGAAAAAATGAGCTACCAAGCCGTAGTGCGTAACACTACTAATAATTTAGTAACCAACCAACCGGTAGGCATGCAAATTAGTATTTTACAAGGTTCGGCTACAGGAACAGCCGTTTATGTAGAAACACAAACTCCAATCTCTAATGCGAACGGATTAGTGACGCTAGAAATTGGTGGTGGTACAATAGTTTCAGGAAACATGGCTACTATCAACTGGGCAAACGGTCCCTATTTCATCAAAACAGAAACCGATCCAACAGGCGGTTCTTCCTATACCATTACAGGTACTTCTCAATTATTGAGTGCACCTTATGCTTTATATGCCAAAACATCAGGGAGTTCAACTCCTGGCCCGCAAGGACCTGCAGGACCACAAGGACCAATCGGATTAACTGGTGCGTCTGGACCACAAGGATTACAAGGTGAAACAGGACCACAAGGGCCAGCAGGTGTTCCGGGAGCTAACGGACAAGGTGTACCTACAGGTGGAACAACAGGACAAGTTCTTGCAAAAGTGGATGGAACAGATTACAATACACAATGGGTAACTCCAAGTGCTGCGGCAAGTGCGTATCCAAATGTAGAAGTAAGCGTTACTAATACCACTATTCAAAATATTCCTGATTTAACTGGAGGCACTAGTACCACCGTACTTAGTTTTTCTGGTTCTAATAACCCAAACGCAAGTCTTACAGGTGGTAACACTTGGAATGGCTCTATTTTTACAGTTGGTAGCTCAGGGGCAGGCTGGTATCAAATAAACTCACAAGTAAGAGGAGTTTCTGCAACAGGTACTCTTTTTTCTGTAGGAGTACTTTACTACATGGATAAAAATAATTCTGTTGGTGCTGGTAAAACAGGTGCTTTGTATCTTTCTTCAATCTTTACATCTGGAAATACTTCAGAAAATGTACTAAGACAAGCGAGTCATTTGGATACTTTTATTTATCTAAATGCTGGAGATACTCTACGCTTTAGAGCTTTTTCGTCATCAAATGCTACAGCCGCTAACACCTCGTCAGATGGAAGTACGTTTTTGAACATTGTAAGAATTAAATAA